The Methylomonas montana DNA window CTCGCAAAAGTCGATCATCCGAATTTACGCATGCAATACGATATTTATCATATGAGTCGGATGGGCGAAGATTGCGCCGGATTTTTACGGCAACATCTCGATAAGATCGGCCATATTCAGTTTGCCGATTGCCCAGGTCGCGGCCAGCCCGGTAGCGGCGGGGTGGATTTCGACACGCTGTTCGATATTATCGCCGCTTCGGACTACAAAGGTTGGGTCGGTGCCGAGTATCGGCCGACCGGCATCACCGCCGCCAGCCTGGATTGGTTGAAAACCTGCGCTGTAAAATAATCGGGCGGTATAATCGCCTAGCCTCAAATCACCGGTTCATTGCCATGTCCAAGCATAATTTCACCATTCATCACGCCAGCCTGATCGTCTCCGATACCGAGCAATCGCTACTTTTTTACCGCGACGTGCTGGGGATGGAGCAGACCGAGCGGCCGAATCTGCCGTTTCCGGGTGCCTGGTTGCAAATCGGGGCGCAGCAGATTCATTTGCTGGAATTGGATAATCCCGATCCGACGACAGGTCGGCCGGCGCATGGCGGCCGTGATAGGCATGTGGCGATGCATATCGATTCGGTTGATGTCTTGCGTGAAGACCTGGAGCGGACCCATACGGCTTACACCTTGAGTATTTCCGGCCGCAAGGCGCTGTTCTGTCGGGATCGTGACGGTAACGCGCTGGAGTTTATCGAGCGGCCCTGATCGATCATGTTCGGACGGCTTTTCTTCGGCGGATTATTGATAGCGAGCTTGGCAATGCTGCTGTTCGTGGTCGGCTTTGTCTGTTTGCAATTCGGTTTGGGTTTGTTGATGGGGCTGTTTTATCTGCTGGCTAGTAAAGTCATGCTGCTGGCTTTGATTTTATTGGCTTTGTTGGGCGCGATCGCCTTGTTCAAAGCCGTGTACCGCGAATTCAGTGCGTATTTCAATCGCGAATCCGCCGCATTGCGGCAGCTTTTATCTTTGCAGATGCGCCGAGAAGATGTAGAGCGACGTGAGGCTGCGGAATGGCGGCAGTTGGACTATTGGCATCGATTAAGGCGCCAGCACGTGCTGACGGCAGATAACCGCAAGCAGGCCAGAGAGTTGTCCGATGCGATTAACCGCGAATTGCAGACGGTGAGGGCGCAATTGCCGACCGCTAGATATAAAGATTTGCGCAAGGCGTTACGTCGATGCCGCAAACAAGCCGACGCTGCGGCGATGCTGGCATTACGTCAACAGATTCCATGTCCCCGTTAGCTCGTTGGGTGGGTGAGGCGCTGGCGTTTTTACGGCGTAGTCGCGACGATAATCTGCAATGGCAACTGTCCAGGCACGGCGATGTCGCGGAGCTGCGGCAAGCCAAGGTATTAGCTGAGCAGGCTTTGGTGGCGCAGTTAAAAAAACAGTCGCAGCAACTGGCTCACGAACTGGCCATCAATAAAGCTCGCAACAGTAACGAACTGGCGATGGTGAAAACCCAGTGCAAGCAGGATTTAAAAGACTATCAACAATATCTGCAATCGTTGGATAGGTTAAAGGATTCGTTGCGCAGCAGTTATGCGCATTTACCGGAAGCCGTGGCGTTTACGATTCATCATCACGCCAAGCAGTTATTGAATCGGATGTGGGACGCACAAGAGCCGCAGGAAAAACTGAAAATCGAAATGCAGCTATTGCAATTTATGACAGCGGTGCACGAGGACAGTCAGGCATCGTTGCAAGGCGAGGACGGCGAAGGCCTGCCGCAGCGGGCATTGGCTTTTATCGATGCTGATTTGGAAGATTAAATAGGCTGGAAATAGCCTTCGATGTCTTTGATCATTTTTTTGTTCAACGCGAACATCACGACATGGTCGCCTTCTGCAAACACGGTGTCGTGATGCACCGGAATCACTTCTTTCTCGCGAATCAGCGCGCCTAAAATGACGCCGTCCGGCAAATTGACTTGATCCACCCGCAAGCCGACCACGGAGCTGGCGTTCTTACTGCGGTGGGCGATGGCTTCAATCGCCTCGGCGCTGCCGCCGCACACCGAGCTGACGCCAACCACGTCGCCTTTCCTGACGTGTTTCAGAATGCCGCCCAAGGTTTCCAGTTTGGGTTGGATGGCCAGATCGATGTCGGTGCCGTCCAGCAATTTCAGATAGGAATTGTTATTAATCAGGCAGATGGCTTTTTTAGCGCCGAGTTTTTTCGCCAGTCCAGCCGAAATCAAATTGATGCCATCGTTATTGGTGATTGCGCAGAACAGGTCGATGTCTTCGATCATTTCTTCCAAAAGCAGCGATTCGTCGGTGCAGTCGCCATGCAGAATCAGGGTTTCGCGTAAATCGTTGGCAATTTCCTTGGCGCGGGGCAGTTCTTTTTCGATGATTTTGACCTGATAGTTTTTCTCCAGCGCGATCGCCAGGCGCTTGCCGACATGGCCGCCGCCGGCCAGCATGATGGTTTTGATCGGCGATTCCAGTTTGTGTAAATCGACCAAGGTCTTATGCACTTTGTCGCGCGGGCAGACAAAGAATACCTCGTCGCCGGTGGCAATCACGGCTTCTCCGTTGACCGGAATGGCTTTGCCGTCCCGGAAAATCGCCGCGACCCGAATCATACTGTCGGCGAGTTTTTCCTTCACCGCGTGAATACGTTTACCGGTCAGGAAGCCGGTTGGTACCACGCGAATCGAAAACAATCTGACCAGACCGTCGGCGAATTCCGATACGTGCAGTGCGCCGGGGTATTTGATCAAGTTGTGGATCGATTCGGTGACGACCTGTTCCGGACTGATAACGATGTCGATACCGCCCGGTTGGAATAATTCCGGATGGTTCAAAAAGTCGATGGCCCGCACCCGGGCGATGGTTTTGGGTTTGCTATAAAGTGTGTTGATGACCTGGCAGGCCAACATATTGGTTTCGTCGCGGTCGGTGACGGCAATCACCATGTCGGCATCCTGGATGCCTGCCTGCTCAAGCGTGCTGGGATGCGCGGCATTGCCTTCGATGGTGGCTATATCCAGGCGGCCTTTCAATGCGGAAAGTAAAAGCGGATTTTTGTCGATGACGACAATATCGTTTTCTTCACTGGCTAGCGCGCCGGCAACCGAAGAGCCGGTAACGCCGGCGCCAAGAATTACTATTTTCATAACAAAGTCAAAGCTAGAAGGACAGAAATGCAGATCGTTTGGGTGGGAATATCGAATGTGCCTAACGCAGTAGGTGAAGGCGGCGAATTATACGCTGATCGCTCACCTTGTCCATGCGCAAAACATATCCTTGCTCCGGCTGAATAATGCCGGTATTTGCTATTGACGCATTTTCGATGTGTTAGATTTCAAAGTCTTAAAATCGACAGGTGAGAATGGTCGACTTGACTCGGTGTCGTTAAAGCGCTTTTCGGGCGTGGCACGAATATTTTTCGATGATTATTTCTCGTCGTTCGAATATGCTTTCGCCGTGCCGGCGCGCGGGTTGGCATTGTTTCTAAGGCTTGTTTTCTGGTCATAGCCGCCCCATACCGTTTATAATCGCAAACTTTGGTTCACTCTCACACTGGAAGTATCATGCTGGGTAAGCTGGTTAAAATGGTAGTTGGCAGCCGCAATGACAGGCTGGTCAAGAAGAAACGTAAGCTGGTCAAGAAAGTCAATGCGCTGGCTGCCGAATACGAAAAATTATCTGACGCGGTCTTGCAAGGCAAAACTCAAGAGTTTCGTGATCGTCTTGCCCAGGGCGAAAAACTCGATGATTTGTTGCCGGAAGCCTTTGCCGCGGTGCGGGAAGCTTCGACGCGGGTTTTCGGCATGCGCCATTTCGACGTGCAGCTAATCGGCGGTATGGTGCTGCATGGCGGCAAGATTGCCGAGATGAAAACCGGCGAGGGTAAAACCTTGATGGCAACCCTGGCCGCATATTTGAATGCCTTACCGGGTAAAGGCGTACATGTGGTGACCGTCAACGACTATTTGGCTCGCCGCGACGCGGAATGGATGGGAAAACTCTATGGCTTTCTAGGGTTGACCACCGGTGTCATCGTCAGCGATCTGACCCACGAGCAGCGTCAAGTGGCCTATGCCGCCGATATTACCTACGGCACCAATAACGAATTTGGCTTCGATTATCTGCGCGACAATATGGCTTTTAGCCTGGAGCAAAAAGTTCAGCGCGAGCTAAATTTTGCCATCGTCGACGAGGTGGATTCGATTCTGATCGACGAGGCTAGAACGCCGTTGATTATCTCCGGTCAGGCGGAAGGCAGTACCGATATTTACCTGAAAACCAACCAAATCATTCCGTATTTAACCAAACAGGAAAAAGCCGACGATCCGGAAAAACAGGATCAAATGCCTGGCGATTACGCGGTCGACGAAAAATCCCGGCAGATTCATCTGACCGAAGCCGGTTACGAACATGTCGAGCGCTTGTTGGCCGAACACGGCCTGATTGCCGATGGTTCCACCTTGTACGAAGCGGCCAATATCCGCTTGATGCACTATCTGAACGCATCCTTGCGCGCCCATGTGCTGTTCCAGAAAGATGTCGATTACGTGGTCAAGGAAGGGCAGGTTATTATCGTCGACGAATTCACCGGCCGGATGATGAGCGGACGGCGTTGGTCGGAAGGTTTGCATCAAGCGATGGAAGCCAAGGAAAGCGTATCGATCCAGAACGAGAACCAGACGCTGGCTTCGATTACTTTCCAGAATTATTTCCGACTATACAGCAAGTTGTCGGGCATGACCGGTACCGCCGATACCGAAGCGTTTGAGCTGAATAAAATTTACGGATTGGAAGTGGTCGTCATTCCGACCCATAGACCGATGATCCGTAAGGACAAAGGCGATCTGGTGTACTTGTCGGCGCGCGAAAAATACAACGCCGTGATCGAAGATATTAAAGATTGCGTCACACGCGGGCAGCCGGTATTGGTCGGTACTACGTCGATCGAGAATTCCGAGCTGATTTCCAGGATGCTGCACCAGCAAAATATCCCGCACGAAGTCTTGAACGCCAAGCAACACGAACGCGAAGCGCATATTATCGAAAATGCCGGTATGCCCGGTGCGGTGACCATCGCCACCAACATGGCCGGCCGTGGTACCGACATCGTGCTGGGTGGCAACCTGAATGCCGAATTAGCGGTATTGGGCGAGGACGCCAGCGAAGCCGACAAAGAAAGAGTGCGTGGCGCCTGGCTGGATAGACACGAAAAAGTGTTGGCTAGCGGCGGTTTGCATGTGATCGGCTCCGAACGCCATGAGTCGCGGCGGATCGACAACCAGCTGCGCGGCCGTTCCGGCCGGCAGGGCGATCCTGGCTCCACCAGATTCTATCTGTCGCTGGAAGACGATTTGATGCGGATTTTCGCGTCCGAGCGGGTGGCCGGTTTGATGCAAAAACTGGGCATGGAAGAGGGCGAAGCCATCGAACATCCTTGGGTAACGCGTTCCATCGAAAGTGCGCAACGCAAGGTGGAAAACCGTAACTTCGATATTCGGAAAGAAATTCTGGCATACGACGACGTCGCCAACGACCAGCGTAAAGTCATTTACTCTCAGCGCAACGAATTGATGGCAGCAGAGGATATTAATGACATTAT harbors:
- a CDS encoding VOC family protein, with translation MSKHNFTIHHASLIVSDTEQSLLFYRDVLGMEQTERPNLPFPGAWLQIGAQQIHLLELDNPDPTTGRPAHGGRDRHVAMHIDSVDVLREDLERTHTAYTLSISGRKALFCRDRDGNALEFIERP
- the trkA gene encoding Trk system potassium transporter TrkA — encoded protein: MKIVILGAGVTGSSVAGALASEENDIVVIDKNPLLLSALKGRLDIATIEGNAAHPSTLEQAGIQDADMVIAVTDRDETNMLACQVINTLYSKPKTIARVRAIDFLNHPELFQPGGIDIVISPEQVVTESIHNLIKYPGALHVSEFADGLVRLFSIRVVPTGFLTGKRIHAVKEKLADSMIRVAAIFRDGKAIPVNGEAVIATGDEVFFVCPRDKVHKTLVDLHKLESPIKTIMLAGGGHVGKRLAIALEKNYQVKIIEKELPRAKEIANDLRETLILHGDCTDESLLLEEMIEDIDLFCAITNNDGINLISAGLAKKLGAKKAICLINNNSYLKLLDGTDIDLAIQPKLETLGGILKHVRKGDVVGVSSVCGGSAEAIEAIAHRSKNASSVVGLRVDQVNLPDGVILGALIREKEVIPVHHDTVFAEGDHVVMFALNKKMIKDIEGYFQPI
- the secA gene encoding preprotein translocase subunit SecA, whose translation is MLGKLVKMVVGSRNDRLVKKKRKLVKKVNALAAEYEKLSDAVLQGKTQEFRDRLAQGEKLDDLLPEAFAAVREASTRVFGMRHFDVQLIGGMVLHGGKIAEMKTGEGKTLMATLAAYLNALPGKGVHVVTVNDYLARRDAEWMGKLYGFLGLTTGVIVSDLTHEQRQVAYAADITYGTNNEFGFDYLRDNMAFSLEQKVQRELNFAIVDEVDSILIDEARTPLIISGQAEGSTDIYLKTNQIIPYLTKQEKADDPEKQDQMPGDYAVDEKSRQIHLTEAGYEHVERLLAEHGLIADGSTLYEAANIRLMHYLNASLRAHVLFQKDVDYVVKEGQVIIVDEFTGRMMSGRRWSEGLHQAMEAKESVSIQNENQTLASITFQNYFRLYSKLSGMTGTADTEAFELNKIYGLEVVVIPTHRPMIRKDKGDLVYLSAREKYNAVIEDIKDCVTRGQPVLVGTTSIENSELISRMLHQQNIPHEVLNAKQHEREAHIIENAGMPGAVTIATNMAGRGTDIVLGGNLNAELAVLGEDASEADKERVRGAWLDRHEKVLASGGLHVIGSERHESRRIDNQLRGRSGRQGDPGSTRFYLSLEDDLMRIFASERVAGLMQKLGMEEGEAIEHPWVTRSIESAQRKVENRNFDIRKEILAYDDVANDQRKVIYSQRNELMAAEDINDIITAIRADVINEAITQFIPPKTMEEQWDVQGLEAHLQQEFNLHLPLTEMMEKDHSLNEAKLRHLIVEKAEQESLAREAAVGEQVLRHFEKSVMLQVLDNSWKEHLAAMDQLRQGIHFRGYAQKDPKQEYKRESFHMFTSLLNHIKEEVVTILAKVQVAREEDVQAIDEQRQAPQEMHYEHAEAHSIFEGEQEEPPAVESELAEQPFVRHGSKVGRNDPCPCGSGKKYKQCHGKLN